The genomic window CTATATGACAATGGCTCACACGCTGACAAATGCGGATACACTCGGTTCAGCTGCAACGCAATCATTTATTTTAAACGAAGAGGATACTTTACATATCCATACTGTGAAGGTGATTAGAAATGGTCAGGTCATAGATAAACTAGCAGATTGTGACATTAAAGTAATGGATTATATTGGCGATTCATCCTCTCCGGGTGTTTTCAATAACGACAAACAAGTCACCATTTTAATCCCGAATTTGCGATTAAACGATGTTTATATAATGGAAACAACGCGAGTTAAAGAATATAAGCACGATAGTTTGAAAAATATATTCTTTCGTGATTCTTATACCTACCCAACTGATTACTGGGCTTATGGTAAATATAGGTTTAGATTGCTTAATCAAACAGGTAGAACGATTGAGGCAAACTATCATTATTTTAGAGATGAAGAGGATAGAATATTAGAAAAAGATAGTGTGTTTATTGAAAACGAGGATTCGTTTGTTATTGATAAGACAAATTACATTGGCGAGCCGATTAAAAACAATCAAATCACACCATTCATAGATTTCTCTACGAAAATGAGTTATGAAGTTATTACAACAGAAGTTGCTAAAATATATGATGGTATTTATCAGCACAAATTTGAAACGTTTGGCGAAGAGCTGATTAAGGAATTAGATTCCCAACCAACGATGGATGACAAAATTAAACTGGCCATCGATTTTGTGCAAAAAGAAGTTTATTATTTATATAATGAAGTGGAGATGGATGGCCATATTCCACAGCTTCCTGATAAAACGTTCAGTCGTAGACAAGGTGATTGTAAGGCAAAAACTGTGCTATTAAAAGTCATTTTAGATTATCTTGGGGTTGAATCAAATGTGGTGTTAGTAAATTACAGAGCCGATATCTTTTTACCAGTGTACACACCTTCTCCATTAATATTTAATCATGCGATTTTGAAGATTTATTACAATGATACAGTTTATTTTGTAGATGCTACATTGAACGAAGATTATGGTTATTTAGGCAGACGACAAAAAGACAGCTTTATTTATTATTTAGAAATCAAACCAAACACCACATTGCAAATTCAAGACCCATTTATCAATGATTTGCCAGATATTGAAGAAGTGATTCATATTGATGTGTTAGATGATAAAGCAACGTTATCTATGGAAAGTAAATTACGAAAAAATAGTGCCAATACGTTACGTAGCTCATTTAAAAATCAAACCAAACGTGATATTATTCAACGATTTATGGATTCTGTTCACTACAATATGAAGTTATTTAATAATTTTGATGCCAATGATATTCATGATTATTTTTCAGATGCAACCATTGATATTCAAAAAGACGATAAAAATCTGAATGAACTGTCGATTTTATTTAAAACAACGATTGATAATCCATATCTCAAAAATAATACAAAAAAGAAGTATCTTCTTTACTGGGACAGAGTTTACTTTATAAATGATGACATTGATGATTATCATCATGAAGACTTTCCACTATGGGTTGATCGTCCATCTGTCAAAATGCAGGTTCATCTCTTTACCGATAAAAAAATCGATCAAAATGAGTATTACACTAATAAAGAAGCCGAACTGACATCTAAGTACTTAAACCATTCGATTAAAAAGAAAATCGAACCAAATGGCGCGTCAATATTCATTAATCACGAAACGTATCGAAACTTGCCAATTTCTGGTGAAGACTTAGAAGAATATGCCAAAACAAACAAAGAGATTTTAGATAGTAACTTGACTGTCGGCATTGATATTCTGCCAGAATCCATGTTTTCAAAAATCAAAAATATATTCAAATAGCGATAAAAGACCCCATCAACTTATCAGTTTTGGTGGGGTTATATCATTATCAAAAATAATCACTAAAGTATGCTTCTTGATCAGGAATAATTCTCTCTAACGTTCTAAGTGTTTCTTTATCCGTTTTTAATCGCTCAATACGGTAAAGGTAAGATGGCCGTTTGTAGCTCATAAGTAATGCTGTCAGTGTTTGGATATCAATAAACACTGGATTGCCAATGGCTTCATTGGTTACCGTCAACTCATTGTCCTCATCCCACATTAAACTAAAGGTATTATTATTCCATTCAGCAATAGGATCTGTGACAACAAAATGGAAAGGTTTACCAGTTGTGATAAACGGATACTGCTTGATAAATTGTGCCACATCGACAATTCGTGCCATAAAATAAGGCTCAATCGATTCTTTGATTTCACTATCTTCAAATAAAAAAGCGATAGGTTCGTTTTTGTAGGTCGTACCATCGACATAATCAATCATCGAAAAATGGGCCGACACAAAATTCCAAAGACCTTTTCTAGCTTCTTGGTTTAAATAGAACATCTCTTTGATATGAAACACTTCTTCAGCTATCCAGTAAAAACACACCCCGCAAGGCTCACCATCTGCACTGTAATAGATTGCTGCTGTTCGTTCTTCTTCATTTTCCCAACGCCAATATTCTTCCCAGTTTAAGTCTGAGCGAATCATTGCCCCATGATTTTGCGCGGCAAAGGCTTCATAAACTTTAAACACATCTTCATGATCGATGTCTTCACGTTCGACATAGCCTGGTACATCAGCAGGTTTTGGTAATTGTGTATCTTTGATTTGAAACGAAATTTTATCAGACATAATCTCCCAACCCTTGCGACGATAGTAGGGAATATTATAGGGATAAAGGTAAGAAATCCATTGCTTGTTCTCACGCATTTTGTTTAAACCTAGTTTGATTAAGTCACTCATCAATCCCATATTAGTGTATTCTGGATACGTCCCAACACCCGTCAATCCAGCCATATCATACACTGTATCATGGATGTTAACTTCACAGGGATAGATGGCAAGTTGGCTGATCAGTTCGTCATCATCCGTAAACCACCCATAAACGTCAGCTTCCCTTAAAACAGGACGTTTCGCACGGATAATTTCTGACTCGTCTTCGTAACCACTTTCCTCAATATCCGAGTCAGTGACTTGAAACACATAGCGAAGAAGTTCATTAAATTGTTTCAGGTATTTTAGTTCCACTTTCTTTAATGTTAAATTCTTATGTGCATCTTTTGATTCCATATATCTTTCTCCTAATGTTTAATAATTTTTATTATATCAAACATATTTTGAAAATACTTTAAAAACACTCAAAAGATTGGTATAATTGAAAATGCTGATTAATAGAAAGTAGGAGATAACGATGAATTTTGATGAAATGAAAAAGAGACAAGAATCCATTCGAAATTTCTCCATCATAGCACATATTGACCATGGAAAATCAACACTGGCTGACCGAATTTTACAACAAACAGAAACCGTTTCTGATCGTGAGATGCAAGAGCAGTTACTTGATTCAATGGACTTAGAAAGAGAACGCGGTATTACCATTAAACTAAATGCCGTTGAGTTAACTTATAATGCGAAAGATGGAAAAGAATATATTTTTCACCTAATTGATACACCAGGACACGTCGATTTTACTTATGAGGTGTCACGTAGTTTAGCCGCTTGTGAGGGGGCTGTACTTGTGGTGGATGCTGCGCAAGGTATCGAAGCTCAAACGTTAGCAAACGTGTATTTAGCGGTTGATAATGATTTAGAAATTTTACCAGTTATTAATAAAATAGATTTACCAGCAGCCGATCCAGAACGTGTGAGAAACGAAATCGAAGACGTGATTGGGATTGACGCAAGTGAAGCCGTTTTAGCAAGTGCAAAAGCTGGAATTGGGATTGAAGATATTCTAGAACAAATCGTTGAATATGTTCCAGCGCCAGATGGTGATTTGAATGCACCACTAAAAGCACTGATTTTTGACTCCGTTTATGATTCATATCGTGGGGTTGTATTAAATATTCGTGTCTTTGATGGGGTCGTAAAACCTGGAGATACGATTCAATTAATGAATAACGGCGTACAATACGAAGTAAGTGAAGTGGGAATTTTCTCTCCAAAAGCTGTTCCAAGAGATTTCTTGATGGTAGGGGACGTTGGTTACTTAACGGCAAGTATCAAAAATATCCAAGACACACAAGTTGGGGATACGATTACGTTAGCGGATAATCCAGCGAGCGAGCCATTAGATGGTTACCGTAAAATGAATCCAATGGTTTATTGTGGGTTGTATCCAATTGATACATCAAAATATAATGACTTACGTGAAGCACTTGAACGTCTGCAATTAAATGACTCTGCTCTTGATTTTGAGCCAGAAACGTCTCAAGCATTAGGATTTGGTTTCCGTTGTGGGTTCTTAGGACTACTACATATGGACGTTATCCAAGAGCGTTTAGAACGTGAATTTAATTTAGACTTGATTACAACGGCACCGTCAGTTATTTATCATGTGAATATGACAGATGGCTCACAAATTATCGTCGACAACCCGGCAGAATTCCCAGAGCCAGGCGTGATTGATAGCGTGGAAGAGCCTTATGTTAAAGCACAAATCATGGTACCAAATGATTACGTTGGAGCGGTAATGGATATTTCTCAACGTAAACGTGGTGAATTTGTGACGATGGATTACTTGGATGATTATCGTGTG from Vagococcus martis includes these protein-coding regions:
- a CDS encoding GNAT family N-acetyltransferase; this encodes MESKDAHKNLTLKKVELKYLKQFNELLRYVFQVTDSDIEESGYEDESEIIRAKRPVLREADVYGWFTDDDELISQLAIYPCEVNIHDTVYDMAGLTGVGTYPEYTNMGLMSDLIKLGLNKMRENKQWISYLYPYNIPYYRRKGWEIMSDKISFQIKDTQLPKPADVPGYVEREDIDHEDVFKVYEAFAAQNHGAMIRSDLNWEEYWRWENEEERTAAIYYSADGEPCGVCFYWIAEEVFHIKEMFYLNQEARKGLWNFVSAHFSMIDYVDGTTYKNEPIAFLFEDSEIKESIEPYFMARIVDVAQFIKQYPFITTGKPFHFVVTDPIAEWNNNTFSLMWDEDNELTVTNEAIGNPVFIDIQTLTALLMSYKRPSYLYRIERLKTDKETLRTLERIIPDQEAYFSDYF
- the lepA gene encoding translation elongation factor 4 encodes the protein MNFDEMKKRQESIRNFSIIAHIDHGKSTLADRILQQTETVSDREMQEQLLDSMDLERERGITIKLNAVELTYNAKDGKEYIFHLIDTPGHVDFTYEVSRSLAACEGAVLVVDAAQGIEAQTLANVYLAVDNDLEILPVINKIDLPAADPERVRNEIEDVIGIDASEAVLASAKAGIGIEDILEQIVEYVPAPDGDLNAPLKALIFDSVYDSYRGVVLNIRVFDGVVKPGDTIQLMNNGVQYEVSEVGIFSPKAVPRDFLMVGDVGYLTASIKNIQDTQVGDTITLADNPASEPLDGYRKMNPMVYCGLYPIDTSKYNDLREALERLQLNDSALDFEPETSQALGFGFRCGFLGLLHMDVIQERLEREFNLDLITTAPSVIYHVNMTDGSQIIVDNPAEFPEPGVIDSVEEPYVKAQIMVPNDYVGAVMDISQRKRGEFVTMDYLDDYRVNIVYNIPLSEIVFDFFDKLKSGTKGYASLDYELIGYRTSNLVKMDILLNAEKVDALSFIVHKDFAYERGKAIVEKLRKLIPRQQFEVPIQAAIGAKIVSRTDIKALRKNVLAKCYGGDVSRKRKLLEKQKEGKKRMKQIGSVEVPQEAFMAVLKMDDDEPKKK